Below is a window of Humulus lupulus chromosome 9, drHumLupu1.1, whole genome shotgun sequence DNA.
aatttgttattttatacATGTTATTTATGTGACAAACTCATATATATTATATCTATTTATATACACATTCTTAAATTTACGTTAGTACAACTAATGTAGTTGTAAGCATAGTCTAGAGATATTACAACTCTTTTCACAAAATAGAAGTGGTCCCAAATTTGAATCTCCTACCTTAatgttaatatttttaaatttgtaactatttaaataatataagCTAAATTTTGAAAGTATGATTGATATTAATCTAATGGCAAAACAATCATAATTAATACTAGGATTTTAacctaataaaataaatattatttcataatttataaaatgaataaatatatCCCTtcccttaaaaaaatatattaaataagtATAACCCTTTACTTGATTAGTTGAtcttcagcaaaaaaaaaaacttataaactatttaaatttttttttaaataatcattatttcgGCTATATAATGGAGaatgaaattaaaaggaaaatttcaCTATTCATACTTAATAATgcctaaaattaccaaaataatcCTAGCACTgttaatcttttcaatttgatgctaaacattcctcTCAACTCAAAATACCTCTATCATTATATCAAGAATCATAAAAcattctcttcctctctctctctctctccctctctttcatTCTCACAAAATCCTCCCTAAAACCCACAAATTTGTATGATTTTCTTGTCGAAATCGTTGTTAGTCATCTCCATTGAAACGTGAAGTCgccaatatcaaaggcaacatcaaTTTTGAGAggttttggaggagaaaaaccatgggtaagaagattattcattttatgtgttgggtattgtttatttacattttttggctatttcgaacagatctgagtctatattggtgtgttttttggaatttttttagAGAGAATTCGCGATCTAGGTTTTTCTAGGTTTTCTGCAACTGTTTTGCTCGATAAGGGCTCGATAGTATGTAGAAGAAGGTTCTTTTATGGGCTCGATGCTGCTTGATATAGTTCGATTATAGCTCGACGATTTTAGGCTTTGTTGCTCAATTGTGCTCGATGGAAAATTGataagggttcgattggaccACATAATATTTGGTGTAGTTGTTTTCTTGATATGtgctcgataagggttcgatgaaggttttggttaggttttatgtTCGGTTTAATAACTTTTAGCTTAATAAGAACTCGATAAGATCTCGATGAGGGCTCGATAGAGTTCAATTGAAGCtcgataatatattttttttcatgacTTTGTGAAAAATTGACAGTTTCTTttaacaatttcaatttttttttccaacaaaGGTTCCATTGTCTACATTTTTGTATCCTaaaatggtgtttgggaattaccagggaataagtggattttcaaggaccctcaatgcatggtgataccgatggaggatactgtaacgtacttgcaacttcttgacatattacACAAGGAACTgaaagttgataaacagatgtatgggttgaaattggaggttccttacacatgcaacaaccaaccgtttacacccgttcatgttgaaagtgatcttggtgtccgtgcattcttaAGAGTAACATCTATGGAAATGttagccttgtgtgtcactcTTGTTAAGAAGATTTCCATTGCAGATCCATATTCCACTCTCGGACTTGAGGGAGCAGCCAATACTTTAGGAGGTTCTATTGGTGACCTAAGGGACAACCAATATGAGcacaacccctatgtgaatgacgatccagtagCTGAACATAATGAGGACTCAGGATACGATTCAGAAGCAtatttgttgaccctcgttttggtcaacgacacggagtcagataaacgacaggaaaatagtacaaagcttgagaaaacaatctaatggaaagtaaagaatacaaggaattatagtggttcggccccagtgattggtaatgacctacgtccacttgatactattattaatattgagcttcaaaggtgtgatcaaagaactagggttcctgagtttcacagaccttagaaggagaaaacaatacaaaggatggataatagtaatgcaattcggaaaaagatcaaaagaaccccccttgagctatttcttgtatatttataggctcaaggagggttacatgagtcaattagtcatatccttccttaataaacggatattcaggttataatgaagagatattctcggatatcattacaactgtacagatttattcataaatatacggagtatacgaccaggctggtcatatataaaacttgaacttcgcatatggaaatatctctagtcgataggcgagcagcatctctgccacctgtcggccacgtgtcgaaaattcttgccacatcttCAACAACTATTTTTTGGACAAACATTTGGCCCCCacgtttatttattgcgaccaacaataagtaaacttaggaaactaacttcttgtatgccccacgaaatctgtcagagtcccTCGTGCGTTCTCaaaaactgtgacctaatcacgtccaatcatgcattttcggtttccaagtaatCCATCTGACGGTTATTACaatcccccatgccttgaaaaaggtaactcatgattaccccttttcaacatatctcagccattataaataatccccgaatttaccttttaactttttactagccattttcttgccaagaaccttcaagaactccatctcagagctcaaaaGTTTCAAAGATCTTCCGtcgctgttctaaggatcctccgTTCGCACATTCAATGTCGCttcatttcagaacctccaaccttcatctaggtaaattttttcaacttttaagccctttgacatgccatgcatactgctataCGACTATTTTGATTTATGAagttttttgtgttcttgggtagaaatgcatgaggattgtggGAATGTTCATTGAttcttgatagggtagtgtagttttgctctgtaggagttaggagctagtttgatagtcaagattgtaagtttagggcgtaaaatcgaagtaaaaattcaatttttaggctagctgaaaaactgggtttctcctgccccttcggagtcgaaaaagcttttttcaaaaaaaaatttatttccgctttttgatatgtttttcaaactgctcgcatagaacttagtgtttccgtTAGAATGATGTTGGTCGTAGACGCGAgaaacgttattccaactttcaacataagctcccagattgtgcgtcttatctcctcctttctctgttcgcagtttacatgcaagatccgtggaggagaaagacctatagacGACAACCTATTGGCTCAAATGCTCAAGGACAAAGAGCAACCATCGTCACTGACTCCTGACATCCCATTCTCTCGTGTCAATCCAAACACTTCACCCGTCCTCACTCAAATTATGGCTCGTGCCAAAACCAAAGCTCGGAAAAAGAAAACCCTAACTCCTTCACATcaacctgctcctcgggctgaaactccctcgactagtggtcgagtCGAAAATGCTCCCGAtcccaacatccaaagacatgctcGACCTTGACATGCCattcagccagatgttgagtggaGTTTAGTTCCTGAGAGCAGAGTGACGTTCATGATGATCACCAATTATATCAAGAAGTACGGTCTCATGGGGGTGACCTTAATCCGACCTAaccaagaccaaagggcgaaCCTACCCAGAGGCGTCTTCAGCGCCTAGTCGAGGTTTCACATCAAGGTAGGGGCTACCTTGCGTCTTcactcatttttccaaggggtggccaactatttcggagttgcccctattcaaataaccccaaacgaatataggatgctcgctgcactctatatcctgtacagccacaagaaatggcccgtgccaacgcCTCACAAGGTCAACTACCTATTCGACCTCAAGtataaccccaaccaagaaggcacagggttttttcacttctgtcatcaggaaaccgggcgcaccttcctgactgacaccacccatatatcaaatgtggggaggtactagcaggagtacttcctcacaactgacatgatcgcagacaacctggccttcgctcaaggaggtaaaactttcgtatcactggctgttacctcttcacttagtgttctcctccacattttcttaaactattaatgtcttccaggcccatggctgcgatcagacccaactccggacatggagttgagatcggcgttcctagccagcatgactgacgtagaaaaaagcgtcaagcatCCGGTTACAGAGGAAAATcttaggctggttggcctcttggccccacattaggacatgagggagtcaactgcagggagtgccacagctgaagaggaacccgagcagcaaccaccagcgtcgcctccacgaaggaggccgacTGGGGTcatgatcagggaacctgctgggaCACCTCCAGTAGAGAGGCCCTCTGTCCCCCTGGGAAAGGGAAAGAAGAAGGTCACTGAGCCTGTCGAAGACTCGGACGAGTCCTCAGACGAGAATGGTACAGTTTTTtcgcttttagatagcttgccaattccctttcacctattcgacggggacgacaattttaaatatgctccaaatttaggcccagacttcttcatgtcagagagtgagtataagactaatagagtctataggatagcgaccagtaataatagctcgggtatttgactttgcaatctttctttatttcttcaCCTAATGTTATATACTTAGTCGtttatgctatctcactgttcgatattttgcttctttttcagacatggactCCGTAAATGTGTTCGATATTTACAAAACTCCTAAGGCTACCACGGCTCCCTCGAGCAAAAAGAAGACAAGCAAGAGGCACCACGAGGAAAGCAGCAAAGCGCCTCAGGCAAAGAAGCCTCGCAATGCAGGCCCTCCGGAGGATAGGCCCTCCGCCACCACAACTCCATCTTCTCCCCGCGAGCAGAAGATTCCTCCTGCTCCAGCTGGATCAACTCCTCCTCCCGCGGCCCCGACCGACCAAACTCAGCAGGCCGATCCTGTTCAACTGGGGACAACATAACTGGTCGCGCCTTTAAATTGGTCAAGGAGAGGGTCGCTAAGATTGTGAAGCACGACCGCTGCCAAGAGGCAATGGCTGCGACAGAAGCGATGGATGTTGACCTGATCCTGAACCGCGCCCTGAACGAGTTGACCAGTGTAGATCATCTTTTTCTGCGAAAACGTGTCTTCTTTATTTTATAGTTAGTCTAACTTCTGCTccaactgcaggccatgctgaccctcACTGCCAGCCGTATTTGCTCAGGTGCTGTCACCGAGCAGGCTAGAACTTTGGAGCAACGACACGAGGATGAACTTAAAGCTGCCGAGGAAAAATACGCTGAACAGCTGGCAGTGGTGCTTGAGGAAAAGGCtaaactggctaaggagttggaggagaagcagagGTCTCTAGACAAAGCTCATGAGAAGAGGGACCAATTTAAGGAGTCTAACAGTTTCAATTTTCGCGCAGCCCAACAGCTCGAGGTGGACTTGGTTGCGAGTAGGCAGGAGAATTCTACCCTGGAGGGCCGGATCGAGGAGCTCgagaaagccaatgccagcaacttggaaaggtacaagagtgccactcttcgatgcttctatgatttctagaAGCATAACCAAggtgccaacttcgactaccttcccgAGAATGCGAGAGACGCCGAGATTGCTCGTTGCGCTGCTCAGCTGGCCGAGGAAGAAAGGtcaagggttcctgcttcccctgaaatcTCGCTAGCTGCTGGGATGGATGGGGCAGACAACGAGGCTGCAGGCGTCGTCGATCAAggccctcctcaagatcctctGACTGCTTAagctttttctttttctattttatctttttaactacaTGACCTACGGGTTGTGATGtaaatacaatatattttttgttgctgcatgggcagcttttacttttatttgaacaattacatccgagtagcgactgctcgcggtgtaaaaggattcgttttgacattataatatatttgcatattattataacatctgttcgcatgaccgaacttagcatagcactttggtttgatttaacaaaatatcaaaattttgaaaaatactctaagtgccctagcatgctttcacttattttgctcatgtgtttacataacttttaatgatatgctttgcttacttgtaccttatatgccccccaagtgatcgaggagctttaggtccttggtcacttgccttgaccagaacctgttcgatcattactgctcgtagcaatatgattagaattataatacaacaaaacaacacacgtaatgagcaaatacttgtaataaatacaatagttggcaagaaatgactggttgagcacagtcccttttatctctcataataaatggagtaaacatgtctgtacgagtgatcaataagatcttacactttttcaaaacttgtaaaaagtaaaatttataaaagccaattctttaagaagaattattcattggtaatacttgcacatgtgttctccattccaatagcgaggaacgatatcttcgtttaagcgtgcaagtttataagtttctgggtgaaggacctcatcaatctggtatggcccttcccaattaggcccgagcactccagtagcttggtcgcgggtgtttagaaaaactcttcggagtacgaggtctccaacactgaattttctttcttgcactttagagttgaaataccgggagaccttttgctggtacgtagCTACTCGGAGCTGAGCTTGTTCATGCTTCTCATCAATTGAATCcatggattccatcaatagctggctgttagagtcttggtcgtatgtcaATCTGCGATGtaagggtggatctaactcgataggcaacatagcttcatacccgtacgccaaggaaaatggggtattacctgttgctgttcggtgggaagttctgtacgaccaaagaacttcaggcaactgctctggccatgctcccttagcttcttcaagtattttctttagggtatccttcagcgttttgttaactacttcgacttgcccattcgcttggggatgagcgactgaagaaaagcttttgataatatcatgccATTTGCAGAAGTTCGTGAATAGATCActtcaaactgggtgccattatctgagactatcttccttggtaatccatagcgacaaatgatgttcttgactatgaagtcaagcactttcttggtcgttatggttgcgagtggctcaacctcagcccatttggtgaagtagtcgacggcaactactgcatactttacaccacctttccctgtaggcaaagatccaattagatctattccccaaactgcgaagggccatggaatctgtatttgctttaactcgttgggagctgctcgtgggattttagaaaatctctaacacttgtcacacctctgcatgaactccattgagtcttcattcatggttggccagaaatagccctgccttaggatctttttttacagactttgccccccaacgtggtccccgcaaaaacctttgtgcacctctttcatcaattctttggctttgtcctttgtaatacatctaaggagtggcagtgagtatccccttcggtataggatcccatcgaccaggatatacctagtagcttatcgctgaagggtcctggctttgtttctatccgctggtagcacgccgcttgacagatactctatatatggtgccatccatgtatcttccatctagatgaccagagtggtttctagtgcttggatgcttggtgccgATAGGCGCttgactggcactatgttcaaagtatcagcatcctttgcacttgccaactttggcAAAGCatccgcgttggaattctgatcgcgaggtacttgctggagagtgtatctgtcgaactaggctaacagatcctttgctttgttcagataggcgaccatcttcaaacctcgcgcctggtactctcccaagacttgattcaccaccaatTGTGAATATTTATAGATtacaagcacttttatgttcatatccttggctaaccacaatccagcgagtagtgcttcatattcagcttcattgttagaagcagtgaagtcaaatctgattgcacaatgaaatcgatgcccttccagcgttattaatatcactcctgctcctgagtgggattcgttggatgagccgtctgtgaacaatttccacgagggtgcttggatttgacattcaggctcgctgGGTTCTTCAGTCTGCTCACCACCCGCGAGCTCTGTGAATTCatcaatgaagtcagccaaggcttgtccttttatcgctgctcgtggcaagtaagatatgtcgaactgcccgagttcgactgtccactttagcaatctacctgcagcctgTGGCAATctacttgtcgaagaggctggtcggtcaagactatcattggatgagcttggaagtaaggccgcagcttcctagaggaaAAAACCAAACAATAGGCcaacctttcaatggggggatacctcaactctgctcTAATCCGATCAGCCTtgtgcttacataatagacagccttctgcacaccttcttcttctcttactagaacagcactagcagcgtaatccgtgattgccaaatagatgaacaaagtctctttattgaccggctttgacaggatgggtggttgcgccatatgcgtttttagtgcttgaaaggcctgttcgcactcaactatccattcaaatttcttattgcctctgagtaggtTGAAAGAtaggacgcacttgtctgtcaattttgaaatgaatctactgagagcagaaatcctcccggtcaggctttggacatccttaatctttactggcgacttcatctcgatcagggcttttattttctcgggattagcttcaattcctcttgagttaactataaatcccaagaacttccctaattctactccgaaggagcatttaaggggatttaacttcatcctatatttattcaggacattgaagcattcctgcaaatcccttacatgcccttctgctttcttcaacttaaccagcatgtcgtcgacgtaaacctccatgtttgtgccaatCAGCTCCTTAAatatgtggttgacgagtctctggtaagtcgcaccagcgtttttcaaaccaaagggcatcaccttgtaacagtagagccctgtatcagttcgaaagctagtgtgatcctcatcaggggggtgcatactgatctgattatacccggagtatgcatccacgaatgagaggatctcatgccctgcagtggcatcgaccagctggtcgatcctcgggagtgggaacaatttttggggcaggctttatttaggtctgtaaaaacCACGCACAtatgccacttgccattcggcttgggcactaggacgggattagagacctatgatggataaaatgccaccctgatgaatccattctccttcagcttctcgacttcctccttcaaggcctttgatctatctttgtcgagcagccttattTTTTATTgaactggtggaaagcttttgtcgatgttcaggacatggctgatgactgcaggatctatcccgaccatgtctctGTGCGACCAgacaaagacatcctggttcctccttaagaactccaccagtacttgttttgttgttgtctctaagtttttaccgactttcacaactctggtcggattttcctcatcgagttggacctcttcaaggtcctcgatgggtcccacttcttcttcaaaatccccaaaacgaggatctaagtctctatcctcactttgggcaacgccctatttggtgagactATCActtgagcgggcttgaacatcagttgccatttgcaactcctttccggtggcatctctcgatacacccttctttgccttggtgatcgaggcattgtagcactccctcgcttccctctggtttgcAAAcgtgcatcctacccctgcatccgttgggaatttcattgctaggtgccatatagaagtgacggcttgcaggtcgaccagaattagTCTCCATATCACAGCGTTGTACACTGAATTACAATCAACTACTATacaagtagtgagtaatgtcctgttaggaggtgcagtgcctgttgtgactgggagtctaatcgtcCCTACttgggcgagcccttctccggaaaaaccataaatggtttgattgcatggctccaggtctttcatggaaaacttcatcctttctagtgaggacttatataggatgttgaccgaacttcctgtatcgaccaacacccttttcaccatcatgttcatgatctgtacgtccacgaccagcggatcagcagagaaggtgatcagttcctcctctgttcgagccttttttggtgctcgatcctcaacactcatcatctcgatgtcctggtcgtggcgcagggttaagcatatcgttccctcactttcccactatctccagcaagatgtgggcctccgcagatggtgagtagggtacctgccacgggagctgggctgtaaaggtggcgagcgttggcgtgcaggcactgactcgttgccaccttgagcctctcactgagaacccCCCAcgactcgcacatatcttcttaaatgtccctatcttatcaggaactcaatttcgtccttcagctggttatactcattggtgtcgtgcctgtAGTCGTtttgaaaatgacagaactttgttgaatctctcttggagatatctttccttattggcgcgggtcgtttgtagggcacactcgagctggtcgcctggtagacctcggcTCGACTTTCAACAatggcagtgtaattggtgaatctcggttcataccaattacctttggggcgcttactctcggaggtcgagggttcattgctcgcccgctttccaccattcttaccattgccattcccgttgcctttgctgttgccatTGGACTTCGACCCGTTGGCGgattcttccttgggccccttgtcttttgctggcgatttcccttcattggcaatcgcgtcttcgagcttgatgtatcgattagTTCGATCTAAAAAatcctgggtacttttaaccccatgctttctgaggctactccagaggggagaatggcgcctaaccccagcagttagggccatcatcttgccttcatcgcccacagtcttggctccagctgcagctcgta
It encodes the following:
- the LOC133799701 gene encoding uncharacterized protein LOC133799701, which gives rise to MIREPAGTPPVERPSVPLGKGKKKVTEPVEDSDESSDENDMDSVNVFDIYKTPKATTAPSSKKKTSKRHHEESSKAPQAKKPRNAGPPEDRPSATTTPSSPREQKIPPAPAGSTPPPAAPTDQTQQADPAMLTLTASRICSGAVTEQARTLEQRHEDELKAAEEKYAEQLAVVLEEKAKLAKELEEKQRSLDKAHEKRDQFKESNSFNFRAAQQLEVDLKHNQGANFDYLPENARDAEIARCAAQLAEEERSRVPASPEISLAAGMDGADNEAAGVVDQGPPQDPLTA